A region of bacterium DNA encodes the following proteins:
- the nrfD gene encoding polysulfide reductase NrfD, whose protein sequence is MFEFVFPNDLNVTWSVMIVLYPYITGLVAGAFIVSSLYHLFGQEALKPVARFSLASAFVFLIFAPLPLLIHLGHPERAFNIMITPNFQSAMAGFGYIYTAYLIVVAIEVWLVVREDLIARARGTGPIALLCRAALLFNVRSTEATRAADHRAAKFLAGLGIPMACLLHGYVGFLFGSLKANPWWSTPLMLIIFIFSAIVSGISILVFHYMTISRINGWKLDRPCVRTMGKFLWGFMIIAVSLELLEVMSVAYKQTEEWEIIGKLIGDKLFWSYIVLQYLVFSLIPFFLLAANALFKLRLKVSNTVVFIAASMLLVQVILMRWNVIIGGQMLSKSGRGFTSYVPGIFEKEGLITAAIIFTAPFLILYLFHRVVPLFPVEAMQKKTA, encoded by the coding sequence ATGTTCGAGTTCGTCTTCCCGAACGATCTGAACGTCACCTGGTCGGTGATGATCGTTCTGTATCCCTACATCACGGGCCTCGTGGCGGGTGCGTTCATCGTCTCGTCGCTCTACCACCTGTTCGGACAGGAGGCGTTGAAGCCGGTCGCGCGTTTCTCGCTCGCGTCGGCGTTCGTCTTTCTGATCTTCGCGCCGCTGCCGCTGCTCATCCACCTGGGGCATCCCGAGCGCGCGTTCAACATCATGATCACGCCGAACTTCCAGTCCGCGATGGCCGGTTTCGGATACATCTACACCGCTTACCTGATCGTCGTTGCGATCGAGGTCTGGCTTGTCGTACGCGAGGACCTGATCGCTCGCGCCAGGGGGACCGGGCCAATCGCGCTCTTGTGCCGTGCGGCGCTGCTTTTCAATGTGCGTTCCACCGAAGCGACGCGGGCGGCCGATCACCGTGCGGCGAAGTTTCTGGCGGGCCTCGGCATCCCCATGGCGTGCCTGCTGCACGGCTACGTCGGGTTCCTGTTCGGATCGCTGAAGGCGAACCCCTGGTGGTCCACGCCCCTCATGCTGATCATTTTCATCTTCTCGGCGATCGTGTCGGGCATCTCGATCCTCGTTTTCCACTACATGACGATCTCGCGCATCAACGGCTGGAAGCTCGACCGCCCGTGCGTGCGCACGATGGGGAAGTTCCTGTGGGGCTTCATGATCATCGCCGTCTCGCTCGAATTGCTCGAGGTCATGTCGGTCGCCTACAAGCAGACGGAGGAATGGGAGATCATCGGCAAGCTCATCGGCGACAAGCTGTTCTGGTCTTACATCGTCCTGCAGTACCTCGTCTTCTCGCTGATTCCGTTTTTCCTTCTGGCGGCGAACGCCCTGTTCAAGCTCAGGCTGAAGGTCTCGAACACCGTCGTCTTCATCGCGGCGTCGATGCTGCTCGTTCAGGTCATCCTGATGCGCTGGAACGTCATCATCGGCGGACAGATGCTTTCCAAGAGCGGCCGCGGCTTCACAAGCTATGTTCCGGGCATCTTTGAAAAGGAAGGCCTCATCACGGCGGCGATCATCTTCACCGCGCCGTTTCTGATCCTTTACCTCTTCCATCGCGTCGTGCCGCTTTTCCCCGTGGAGGCGATGCAGAAAAAGACCGCGTAG
- a CDS encoding 4Fe-4S dicluster domain-containing protein — MTAPDEKKPTAPDRREFLARCGQVALGGLFVIKCTPALADLVASDGADDIPEWAYAVDTTKCIGCGACMRACRAENNVPESQFRTWVERYEIRGDHAVRIDIASDENNATFLSNATPAAEAKDGRVKAFFVPKLCNHCETSVCVQVCPVGATFRTKDGVVLVDPEHCVGCGYCVQACPYSTRFINKETHTADKCTLCYHRITKGLLPACVQSCPVGARIFGNVKDPDSEISRVLRERRYTLLKPELGTNPRCYYIGLDMEVV, encoded by the coding sequence ATGACGGCTCCGGATGAGAAAAAACCGACGGCGCCCGATCGGCGCGAGTTTCTCGCCCGGTGCGGGCAGGTCGCCCTCGGCGGTCTGTTCGTCATCAAGTGCACGCCCGCGCTCGCCGATCTGGTCGCGTCCGACGGCGCGGACGATATTCCCGAGTGGGCGTACGCCGTCGATACCACCAAGTGCATCGGCTGCGGCGCCTGCATGCGCGCGTGTCGCGCGGAAAACAACGTCCCCGAAAGCCAGTTCCGCACGTGGGTCGAGCGGTACGAAATCCGCGGAGACCATGCCGTGCGCATCGACATCGCCTCGGACGAAAACAACGCGACGTTCCTTTCGAACGCCACGCCCGCCGCGGAAGCGAAAGACGGCCGGGTCAAGGCGTTTTTCGTTCCGAAGCTCTGCAATCACTGCGAAACGTCCGTGTGCGTTCAGGTCTGCCCGGTCGGCGCGACGTTCCGCACGAAAGACGGCGTCGTTCTCGTGGATCCGGAACACTGCGTTGGCTGCGGATATTGCGTGCAAGCCTGCCCGTATTCAACGCGTTTCATCAACAAGGAAACGCACACCGCCGACAAATGCACGCTCTGCTACCACCGCATCACCAAGGGCTTGCTGCCGGCGTGCGTGCAATCGTGCCCGGTCGGCGCCCGGATCTTCGGTAACGTCAAGGATCCGGATAGCGAAATCTCGCGTGTGCTTCGCGAACGCCGCTACACCTTGCTCAAGCCGGAGCTCGGAACGAATCCGCGCTGCTACTACATCGGCCTGGACATGGAGGTCGTCTGA
- the hisS gene encoding histidine--tRNA ligase has translation MTTTRAITGFQDILPERAELFWRLETAAREVFRRYGFREVRLPEMEYTELFARGIGQTTDIVEKEMFTLADSKGRAMSLRPEGTAGVVRAYIENGQHATAPQARWFYGGAMFRHERPQKGRFRQFHQIGVEAFGSEDPMLDAEIIALLMDIFASVNVAGTLEINSIGDLESRAAYKQSLVKYFGVREAELCDDCKRRLRTNPMRILDCKNPTDRQIAYDAPSILDHLNDASAEHFARVKAYLDAAGVAYAVNPRIVRGLDYYTRTAFEVTTDRLGAQNAIAGGGRYDGLVEALGGPAIAGIGFAIGIERVVELMSMEARGATNDADVMLVPMGEAARVAAFRLARRLREEGVSCLVGLDGRGPKAQLKRADRAGCRFALVIGDNELAGGAIEVKDLGDERTAAPDVNAVRLAKAFAETVAEGKKA, from the coding sequence ATGACGACAACCCGCGCCATCACCGGCTTTCAGGATATTCTCCCCGAGCGCGCCGAGCTGTTCTGGCGGCTTGAAACCGCCGCGCGCGAGGTGTTCCGCCGCTATGGCTTTCGCGAAGTCCGTCTGCCCGAGATGGAATACACGGAACTGTTCGCGCGCGGCATCGGGCAGACGACGGATATCGTCGAAAAGGAGATGTTCACGCTCGCCGACTCGAAGGGGCGCGCGATGAGCTTGCGTCCGGAGGGGACCGCGGGCGTCGTGCGCGCGTACATCGAAAACGGCCAGCACGCCACGGCGCCGCAGGCGCGCTGGTTCTACGGCGGCGCGATGTTCCGGCACGAACGCCCGCAGAAGGGACGGTTCCGCCAGTTCCACCAGATCGGCGTGGAGGCGTTCGGCTCGGAAGACCCGATGCTCGACGCGGAGATTATCGCGCTGCTCATGGACATCTTCGCCTCGGTGAACGTCGCCGGGACGCTCGAGATCAACAGCATCGGCGACCTCGAAAGCCGCGCGGCGTACAAACAATCGCTCGTCAAATATTTTGGCGTGCGCGAGGCCGAGCTTTGCGACGATTGCAAGCGGCGCCTGCGCACGAACCCGATGCGGATTCTGGATTGCAAAAATCCGACGGATCGACAGATCGCTTACGACGCGCCGTCGATCCTTGATCACCTGAACGATGCGAGCGCGGAGCACTTCGCGCGCGTCAAGGCGTATCTCGACGCGGCGGGCGTGGCGTACGCGGTCAATCCGCGCATCGTTCGCGGGCTCGACTATTACACACGCACCGCGTTCGAGGTGACGACCGACCGCCTCGGCGCCCAGAACGCCATCGCCGGCGGCGGGCGCTACGACGGCCTTGTCGAGGCGCTGGGCGGACCGGCGATCGCGGGCATCGGATTCGCGATCGGCATCGAGCGCGTGGTCGAGTTGATGTCGATGGAAGCGCGGGGCGCCACAAACGACGCGGACGTGATGCTCGTGCCGATGGGCGAGGCGGCGCGCGTCGCGGCATTTCGGCTAGCCCGTCGCCTGCGCGAGGAAGGCGTCTCGTGCCTTGTCGGGCTGGACGGGCGCGGGCCGAAGGCACAACTCAAACGCGCGGACCGCGCGGGATGCCGCTTCGCGCTTGTCATCGGCGACAACGAACTGGCCGGCGGCGCGATCGAGGTGAAGGACCTGGGCGATGAGCGCACGGCCGCGCCGGACGTCAACGCGGTACGTCTGGCGAAAGCCTTTGCGGAAACGGTCGCGGAAGGGAAGAAGGCATGA
- a CDS encoding cytochrome c3 family protein, which produces MTSDAEKNPPGHGARADYRHIYRFLAVIGGALAVALLLKGLMVPETFGDIGHYRAAAVPLNENLREPMFQGKQSCDTCHDEIVAQHAKDVHQNVECENCHGPANKHVLWGDGELEGDGPFIDVPKSKETCLGCHQRLYARPAAFPQVDPEEHYRVREVNDPETPCFSCHSPHEPLFLETSLSESRKHPMIYQCANCHRDEVKETAPLPTPHPTVFDCGYCHEQVQADFEQRPHAELGCGTCHQFYVESEQAGRIVKHTDPRFCLLCHEDRAFVTSDNKPVITWPEHREEMSGGEDVGDKTCADCHRDAFHHEFTRTRTDALAPEEMP; this is translated from the coding sequence ATGACGAGTGATGCGGAAAAGAACCCGCCCGGCCACGGCGCGCGTGCCGATTACCGGCACATCTACCGTTTTTTGGCGGTCATCGGCGGTGCGCTCGCCGTCGCGCTTTTGCTCAAGGGGTTGATGGTGCCCGAAACGTTCGGCGACATCGGGCACTATCGCGCCGCGGCGGTTCCGCTCAATGAAAACCTCCGCGAGCCGATGTTTCAGGGCAAGCAAAGCTGCGACACGTGCCACGACGAGATCGTCGCGCAGCACGCCAAAGACGTCCATCAAAATGTCGAGTGCGAAAATTGCCACGGCCCGGCCAACAAGCACGTGCTCTGGGGCGACGGCGAGCTCGAGGGCGACGGCCCGTTCATCGATGTCCCCAAATCGAAGGAGACCTGCCTGGGTTGCCATCAGCGCCTCTACGCGCGCCCGGCGGCGTTCCCCCAGGTCGATCCGGAAGAGCATTACCGCGTGCGCGAGGTCAACGATCCCGAAACGCCGTGCTTCTCGTGCCATAGCCCGCATGAGCCGCTGTTCCTTGAGACGAGCCTTTCCGAATCGCGCAAGCACCCGATGATCTATCAGTGCGCGAACTGCCACCGCGACGAGGTGAAGGAAACGGCGCCGCTGCCGACGCCGCATCCCACGGTGTTTGACTGCGGCTACTGCCACGAACAGGTGCAGGCGGACTTTGAGCAACGCCCCCACGCGGAACTCGGGTGCGGTACGTGCCACCAGTTCTACGTCGAGTCGGAGCAAGCCGGCCGCATCGTCAAGCACACCGATCCGCGATTCTGCCTGCTGTGCCACGAGGATCGCGCGTTCGTCACATCCGACAACAAGCCGGTCATCACGTGGCCGGAACACCGTGAGGAAATGTCCGGCGGCGAGGATGTCGGAGACAAGACCTGCGCCGATTGCCACCGCGACGCCTTCCATCACGAGTTCACGCGCACGAGGACGGATGCCCTGGCGCCGGAGGAGATGCCATGA
- a CDS encoding zinc-binding dehydrogenase has product MKAIRLHAHGGVENIRVDDIDDPPAPAAGEIQVAIKAGALNHLDIWVRNGLPGLSPELPMVMGSDAAGEVVAVGEGVDFASGERVVLSAIDNCGRCDMCLSGEQSQCRQFRMRGEHVNGFFAGRVNVPALAARRIADDLSYEDAAAGFLTFLTAWRMLITRGRLRPGETVLIHGIGGGLALAALNIATLFAARVIVTSSDDGKLEKARGFGAADAINYKTEDVARRAYKLTAGRGVDVVVDSAGGDAYSASLKALRPGGRLVTCGATAGANPPADITRIFAKQIDVLGSTMGNARETDEVVGLMNRGKLRASIDRVFDAARIREAHAYLESAEQFGKVVLTL; this is encoded by the coding sequence ATGAAGGCGATTCGGCTGCACGCGCACGGCGGCGTGGAGAACATCCGCGTCGACGATATCGACGATCCGCCTGCGCCGGCAGCGGGCGAGATTCAGGTGGCGATCAAGGCGGGCGCGCTCAATCACCTGGACATCTGGGTTCGCAACGGCCTGCCGGGCCTGTCGCCCGAACTGCCGATGGTGATGGGCTCGGACGCCGCGGGCGAGGTGGTCGCCGTGGGCGAGGGCGTCGATTTCGCGTCCGGCGAGCGCGTCGTGCTTTCGGCCATCGACAATTGCGGGCGCTGCGACATGTGTCTTTCCGGCGAGCAGAGCCAGTGCCGCCAGTTCCGCATGCGCGGCGAACACGTGAACGGATTTTTCGCCGGCCGCGTCAACGTCCCGGCCCTGGCGGCGCGGCGCATCGCGGACGATCTGTCGTACGAGGACGCCGCCGCGGGGTTCCTCACGTTTCTCACCGCGTGGCGCATGCTCATCACGCGCGGGCGTCTTCGCCCCGGCGAGACCGTGCTGATCCACGGCATTGGCGGAGGACTCGCGCTTGCGGCGCTGAACATCGCGACGCTGTTCGCGGCGCGGGTCATCGTCACCTCGTCCGATGACGGCAAGCTCGAAAAGGCGCGCGGATTCGGCGCGGCCGATGCGATCAATTACAAGACCGAAGATGTCGCGCGCCGGGCGTACAAACTGACGGCCGGGCGCGGCGTGGATGTCGTGGTTGATTCCGCCGGCGGCGACGCATACAGCGCGTCGTTAAAGGCCCTGCGCCCCGGCGGACGCCTGGTCACGTGCGGGGCGACGGCGGGCGCGAATCCGCCCGCGGACATCACGCGCATCTTCGCCAAGCAGATCGACGTGCTCGGCAGCACCATGGGCAACGCGCGGGAGACGGACGAGGTCGTCGGCCTGATGAATCGCGGCAAGCTGCGCGCATCCATCGACCGCGTGTTCGACGCGGCCCGGATCCGCGAGGCGCACGCGTACCTCGAATCCGCCGAACAGTTCGGCAAGGTGGTCTTGACTCTTTGA